From Bacteroidota bacterium, the proteins below share one genomic window:
- a CDS encoding geranylgeranyl reductase family protein — translation MDTYDVVILGAGPAGCTCALALHDAGLKVALVDKSDFPRDKVCGDAIGGRAERVLRELDPDLADEFSRRAFGVKAAGWRLVTPRGRSVTARFVKPGRVVRRWDFDHFLFEQLRVKFPTLRLLTGLTVKSIRNTGEGFELLADGLQLKARFLVGCDGANSIVARQLVGRTVDPAFHSGAVRAYYRGIKGVQGNELLEIYLLKDFLPGYFWIFPLPDGAANVGFGMLTSDISKRRIDLKAALDAIIRSNDELRDRFRFAVREGTVTGFGLPLGGKVQQLSGDSFLLCGDAASLIDPLNGEGIANAMWSAQIAARHIRQAFKSGAFGHDSLQAYDRELYSKLGPELRRKLLMQRVFNRPWLIESLVALGNRIPWLKDRVARRL, via the coding sequence ATGGATACCTACGATGTCGTGATCCTTGGCGCCGGTCCAGCCGGTTGTACCTGTGCTTTGGCTTTGCATGACGCAGGGCTGAAGGTGGCGCTTGTTGACAAAAGTGATTTTCCGCGCGACAAGGTATGTGGGGATGCGATTGGAGGGAGGGCTGAACGTGTCCTGAGGGAACTTGATCCGGACCTGGCCGATGAATTTTCAAGGCGCGCGTTCGGCGTAAAGGCTGCCGGCTGGCGATTGGTGACACCCCGGGGCAGGTCCGTTACAGCCAGGTTTGTAAAACCTGGCCGGGTCGTTCGCCGATGGGACTTCGATCATTTTCTGTTCGAACAACTCCGGGTGAAGTTTCCGACACTCAGGTTGTTGACCGGACTGACGGTCAAGTCGATCCGGAATACCGGAGAGGGGTTTGAATTGTTAGCTGACGGGCTGCAACTCAAGGCCCGTTTTCTGGTGGGCTGTGATGGCGCAAACTCCATCGTTGCCCGGCAACTGGTCGGGAGAACGGTAGATCCTGCTTTTCACTCGGGAGCAGTCCGGGCTTATTACCGCGGGATAAAAGGTGTTCAAGGCAATGAGTTGCTCGAGATCTACCTGCTCAAAGATTTTCTGCCGGGATACTTCTGGATATTTCCGCTTCCGGATGGAGCAGCGAATGTGGGTTTCGGGATGTTGACCAGCGATATCTCCAAACGGCGGATCGATCTGAAGGCTGCCCTGGACGCGATTATCCGGTCCAATGATGAACTGCGTGACCGATTCCGGTTCGCCGTAAGGGAAGGAACGGTGACAGGATTCGGCTTACCACTTGGCGGAAAGGTGCAACAACTCAGCGGTGACAGTTTCCTACTCTGTGGCGATGCCGCTTCCCTGATCGATCCTTTGAACGGGGAAGGTATAGCCAACGCGATGTGGAGTGCGCAAATCGCGGCACGCCATATCCGGCAGGCCTTCAAGTCGGGAGCGTTTGGCCACGACTCTTTGCAAGCCTACGATCGGGAACTCTACTCCAAACTTGGACCGGAACTCCGCCGCAAATTGTTGATGCAACGTGTTTTTAACCGTCCCTGGCTGATCGAGTCCCTGGTTGCGTTGGGGAACCGAATTCCCTGGTTGAAAGACCGGGTAGCACGCAGGTTGTAA